The following DNA comes from Streptomyces sp. NBC_00273.
CACTTCTCCGACGGGTCCACCGTGGAGGCGGACGTGGTGGTCGTCTCGCTGGGCGCACAACGCAACACCGAGTGGCTCTCCGGCTCCGGGCTGGGCGCGGGTCCGCGGGGCATCGCCTGCGACGCCGGCTGCCGGGCCTTCGACGTCCGGGGCATCGTCACCGACGACATCTACGTGGCGGGTGACGTGGCACGTTCCCCGCACGCCCTGTTCGGCTACCAGTTCCTGTCGCTGGAGCACTGGGGCAACGCCGTCGCCCAGGCCGACACCGCCGCGCACAACATGCTCAGCGCGAGCGCCGACCGCCGTCCCCACCTGTGGGTTCCGGCGTTCTGGTCCTCCCAGTTCGGCGTGAACATCAAGTCGGTCGGGGTGCCGCCGATGGGGACCGAGATCCTCATCACCCAGGGCTCGCTCGCCGAGCGCCGGTTCGCGGCCGCGTACGGGTACCAGGGGCGACTGATCGCCGCCGTCACCTTCGACAACTGCCGGTGGCTGCCGTTCTACGAGCAGCAGATCGAGGCCACCGCGCCGTTCCCGCCGCCGTTCTCCACGGTGGACCGCAGGCCCGAGGGAACCAAGCCGATGCCGGCCGACTTCCCCGACCCCTCCGTCCCGACCCACGGGCCGACCATCACGCTGAGCGGCTACTCGCCGGCGGACCGGAAGATGACCTTCACCCCCGGAAGATGACCTGTACCCCCGCGCACCGCCGGCCGCGCCGCACCGCGCCCTCCCCCGAGGATCACGAGGACCTGTAATGACACAAGCCCTGCTGCGGGAGATCATCGACTACGCGAACCGCGCGAATCCGTACCCCCTGTACGAGGAGCTCCGCAAGACCCCGGTCTCCCACGACGGGGACGGCCCGTACGTCATCAGCACGTACTACGAGATCCACAGCCTCCTGCACGACCCGCGGATCAGCTCCGACGCCAAGAACCTGAAGGCGACCGGGAACGATCCGCTCGGGGAGCAGCCCGACGAGGAGGGGGCGACGCTGCCCCCGTCCTTCCTCAAGCTCGACCCGCCCGACCACGACCGGCTGCGGCGTATGACGAACCGCCCGTTCGGGCCGCCGCACGCCCCCCACCGGGTGCACGACATGCGCGACGAACTCGGCGGCCTCGTCTCCGGGCTCATCGACGGCATCGCGGACACCGGACAGCTGGACCGGATCGACCTCGTCGACCAGTTCGCGTACCCCTTCCCGGTCACCGTCATCTGCCGGCTGCTCGGCATCCCCCGCGAGGACGAACCCCGCTTCCACGTGTGGGCGGAGACCCTGGCCGCCAGCCTGGACCCCGACCCGGACGCGGACCCCACGCAGCACGGCAAGGGCACGATGGACGCCCGCATGGAGCTGGGCATGTACTTGGCCGGGCTGATCGAGGAGCGCCGCAAGAAGCCGGGCGACGACATGCTGTCCCAGCTGGCGACGGCGGACGGCCCCGACGGCGCGATGACGACCATGGAGGCCCTCAGCACCTCCGCACTGCTGCTGATCGCGGGCCACGAGACCACGGTCAACCTCATCACCAACGGGATGCTGACGCTGCTGCGCCACCCGGAGGTCCTCCAGCGGCTGCGCGACGATCCGGACCTGGCCGTCCCGATCGTCGAGGAGCTGCTGCGGTACGAGCCGCCCGTGCAGCTGCTGCCCCAGCGCACCACCCTCTCCGACATCGAGGTCGCCGGGGTCACCATCCCCAAGGGCGCGTCCCTGTGGCTGATGCTGGCCTCCGGGAACCGCGACCCGAAGCGGTTCGAGGACCCGAACCGCTTCGACCCGGACCGCAAGGACATCCAGCACCTCGGCCTCGGCAGCGGGATCCACAGCTGCTTCGGGGCGCCGTTGGCCCGGCAGGAGGCCCAGCTGGCGCTGAGCGAGCTGGCCCGCAGGCTGGAGAATCCGCGGCTGCTGGAGGACCCGCCCCCGTACCGACAGAACGCGGTCCTGCGCGGCCCGCGCCACCTGCCGATCGCCTGCGACGGCATCCGCCCCTAGCCCCTAGAAGTCCTGTCGTGCGGCCCCTTCGGGCAGAACGACCACCTCGGCGGGGGTGAAGGCCACCTCGACCCGGTCCCCCACGTCCGGCGCCCCCGCCAGCCCGCACTCCGCCTCCAGCACCGGTCCCGTCTCGGGCCGCAGCACCAGCGCGACGTGCGTCCCGCGGAAGGTGCGGGAGACCACCTCGCACTTCAGGCCCGCCGCGCAGAGCACGACGCCGGCCGGGCGGATCAGCAGCCGCTGCTCCCCCTCGGGGGACCCCTCCGGTACCGGGACCTTGCCCCACGCGGTGGCGGCCCGCGTGCCCGAGACCACGGCCGGGACCACGTTCTCGAAGCCGAGGAACCGCGCCACGAACTCCGACGCGGGCCGCTGCCACACCTCCAGCGGGGTCCCGGCCTGCGCGATCCGGCCGTCCCGCATCACCACCACCCGATCGGCCAGGGCGAAGGCCTCGCCCTGGTCGTGCGTGACGGCCAGCACGGTCGTGCCCAGTCGGGAGAACAGCCCCCGCAGCTCCACCACGAGCCGCTCCCGCAGCCCCCGGTCGAGCTGCCCCAGCGGTTCGTCGAGCATCAGCAGCCGCGGCGACGGTGCCAGCGCCCGGGCCAGCGCCACCCGCTGCTGCTCGCCGCCCGACAGGGACGCCACCGCCCGGCCCTGGGCCCCGGGGAGCCCGACCAGTTCCAGCAGTTGCGCGACCCGGTCCGCGGACGAGGCCCGCCCGGCTCCCCGCATCCGCAGCCCGAAGCAGACGTTCCCGCCGACGTCGCGGTGCGGGAAGAGCTGGTGGTCCTGGAACATCAGGCCCACGCCCCGCCGGTGCACGGGGACCTCCGCCTGGTCGGCCCCGCCCAGCAACACCCGGCCGGCGGACACCTGCTGGAGTCCGGCGACGACCCGCAGCAGCGTGGACTTGCCGCTTCCGCTCGGCCCCAGCACGCACACGACCTCGTGCTCGGATACCGCGAGGTCCACGCCGTCCAGGGCATACTGGGCCGCGCGCTCACCGAAGCGGACCGACACCCCCTCCAGCTGAAGCAGTGTCATCAGAACTCTCCGGAGGTCTTGTCGGGCCGCAGTCGCTCCAGCAGCAGCAGGGACACCGCGCACACCAGCATCAAAATCGTGCTCAGGGCCATCGCCTGGCCGTAGTTCAGCTCTCCGGCCCGCCCCAGCAGCCGCGCCACGGCCACCGGCAGAGTCGGCCGGTCCGCCCGCGCGATGAACACGGTCGCGCCGAACTCCCCCAGGGACACCGCGAAGGCGAACCCGGCCGCGATCAGCAGCGCCCGCCGCACCAGCGGCAGGTCCACCTCCCGCCAAGCCCGCAGCGGTGACGCGCCGAGCACCGCGGCGGCCTCCCGCAGCCGCCCGTCCACCGCGCGCAGCACCGGCAGCATGGTCCGTACGACGAAGGGCACGCCCACCAGGGCCTGCGCCAGCGGGACCAGGATCCACGAGGTCCGCAGATCCAGCGGCGGCTCGTCCAAGGTGATCAGGAACCCGAAGCCCACGGTCACGGCGGACACCCCGAGCGGGAGCATGAGCAGCGCGTCGAAGCCGCGTACGAAGCGGCCGCCGCGCCGGGTCAGCGCCGCGGCCGCGAGCCCCCCGATGACCAGGGCGATCGCGGTGGCGGCGAGCGCGTACTGCAGGGAGTTCCAGATCGCCTCCAGCGGCGCCACCAAGAAGGTCCCGCCACCGGCGCCGGCGTCCTGCAGTGCCCGGTAGTAGCCGAGGCCGTAGCCGTCGGGGGTGTCGAAGGACCGCTCGACGAGCACGCCCAGCGGCGCCACGATCAGCAGCGCGACGGTCAGCAGCACCCCGCCCAGCAGCGTGCGCTGCGCCCAGCCGCGCGGCCGGTGCGTGGTGCGGCCCGGATCGACCAACCGCAATGCGGTCTCGCGCTTGCGGACGGTCCAGGCGTGCACGGCGAGGATCGCGCCGATCGTGGCGAACTGCACCATCGTCAGGACGGCCGCCGTCGGCAGGTCCAGGAGCTGCGCGGTCTGCCGGTAGACCTCCACCTCCAGGGTGGAGTACGCGGGTCCGCCGAGGATCAGTACGACGCCGAAGGAGCTGAAGGTGAACAGGAACACCATCAGCGCGGCAGCGGCCACGGCCGGGGCGAGCGCGGGCAGCGTCACCCGCCGCCAGGCGGTGAACCGCCCGGCGCCCAACACCCGGGCGGCCTCTTCCTGGCGCGGATCCAGCTGGGCCCACAGCCCGCCGACCGTGCGGACGACGACGGCGTAGTTGAAGAAGACGTGCGCGAGCAGGATCGCCCAGACGGTGGTGTCGAGCCGGACGCCCACCAGTTCGTCCAGCAGCCCGCCCCGCCCCAGCAGCGCGAGGAAGGCCGTGCCGACCACCACGGTCGGCAGCACGAAGGGAACGGTCACCACGGCGCGCAGCAGCTGCTTTCCCGGGAACTCGAAGCGCGCGAAGACGTACGCGGCGGGAAGCGCGATCAGCAGCGTGAGCAGGGTGGAGGCGAACGCCTGCCAGGTGGTGAACCACAGCACGTCGACGATGTCGGGCCGGGCCAGCACCTCCGCGAACCGGCCGAACTGCCACCCTTCGTCGGTCTTCAGGCCGCGCCCGACGATCGCGGCGACGGGGTAGGCGAAGAACAGCCCGAAGAAGGCGAGGGGGACGGCCATCAGGGCGAGCCGCACGGCGGTCGCCCGCGCCCCCTCGCGGGGGCCGGAGCCCGGCGCGGCGTCCCCCAACGCCGTGCCCGGCTCCTTGGTACCGCTTACTTCACGACGAGCGCGGTCCATGCCTTGACCCACTGCTCACGGTTCTTGGCGATGGTCTCGGGAGCCACGTCCTCCGGCTTCTCGACCACCACACCGTGCTTGGTGAACAGCTCCGGCAGGACGGCGTCCTTCGTCACGGGGTTCACGAACATCTGGAGCGGCATGTCCTCCTGGAACTTCTTGCTGACCAGGAAGTCCACGAGGGCCTTGCCGCCCTCCTCGTTCTTGGCGCCCTTGAGCAGGCCCGCGAACTCGATCTGGCGGAAGCAGGTGCCGGTGGAGACGCCCGTGGGGGCCTCGGTGGGCTGGGGCTCGCCGTACAGGACCTCGACCGGCGGGCTGGAGGCGTAGGAGACGACCAGCGGGCGGTCGCCCTTGGCCTTCTTGCCGCCCGCGGAGCCGGAGAAGCGCTCGTTGTAGGCCTGCTCCCAACCGTCGACGACCTCGACGCCGTTGGCCTTCAGCTTGCTCCAGTAGTCCTTCCAGCCGTCCTCGCCGTACTTGCCGACGGAGGCGAGCAGGAAGCCGAGACCGGGCGAGGAGGTCGCGGCGTTCTCGGTGACCAGCAGGTTCTTGTACTCCGGCTTGATCAGGTCGTCCAGCGTCTGCGGCGGGGCGATCTTCTTCTCGGCGAAGTACGCCTTGTCGTAGTTGACGCAGATGTCACCGGAGTCGATCGGGGTGACCCGGTGCTCCTTGTCGAGCACGTACTCGGGCTTCACCTCGGCCAGGCCCTTGGCCTCGTACGGCGTGAAGATGCCGTTGTCGAGCGCGCGCGAGAGGAGGGTGTTGTCCACGCCGAAGAAGACGTCACCGCGCGGGGAGCCCTTGGTGAGGATCTCCTGGTTCAGGGCGGCGCCCGCGTCCCCGGACTTCAGCACCTTCACGGTGTAGCCGCTCTGCTGCTCGAACTCCTTGAGGACCGTGTCGGTCACGTTGAAGGAGTCGTGGGAGACCAGCGTCACGGTCTTGGACTTCGGGGCGTCGCTCACGCCGGCGGGCTTGTCCTTGGTGTCGCCGCCGCCGCAGGCACTGAGCGTGGTGACGCCCAGCGCGGCCGCGAGCGCGACGCCCGCGATCTTCTTGGTGGTGCTCATCGGTGAATTCCTCCTGGGATGTCCAGGAGAAGACGCGGCCCTGCCCGGCGCTCTGTGGGAGCGGACGCC
Coding sequences within:
- a CDS encoding cytochrome P450 yields the protein MTQALLREIIDYANRANPYPLYEELRKTPVSHDGDGPYVISTYYEIHSLLHDPRISSDAKNLKATGNDPLGEQPDEEGATLPPSFLKLDPPDHDRLRRMTNRPFGPPHAPHRVHDMRDELGGLVSGLIDGIADTGQLDRIDLVDQFAYPFPVTVICRLLGIPREDEPRFHVWAETLAASLDPDPDADPTQHGKGTMDARMELGMYLAGLIEERRKKPGDDMLSQLATADGPDGAMTTMEALSTSALLLIAGHETTVNLITNGMLTLLRHPEVLQRLRDDPDLAVPIVEELLRYEPPVQLLPQRTTLSDIEVAGVTIPKGASLWLMLASGNRDPKRFEDPNRFDPDRKDIQHLGLGSGIHSCFGAPLARQEAQLALSELARRLENPRLLEDPPPYRQNAVLRGPRHLPIACDGIRP
- a CDS encoding ABC transporter ATP-binding protein: MTLLQLEGVSVRFGERAAQYALDGVDLAVSEHEVVCVLGPSGSGKSTLLRVVAGLQQVSAGRVLLGGADQAEVPVHRRGVGLMFQDHQLFPHRDVGGNVCFGLRMRGAGRASSADRVAQLLELVGLPGAQGRAVASLSGGEQQRVALARALAPSPRLLMLDEPLGQLDRGLRERLVVELRGLFSRLGTTVLAVTHDQGEAFALADRVVVMRDGRIAQAGTPLEVWQRPASEFVARFLGFENVVPAVVSGTRAATAWGKVPVPEGSPEGEQRLLIRPAGVVLCAAGLKCEVVSRTFRGTHVALVLRPETGPVLEAECGLAGAPDVGDRVEVAFTPAEVVVLPEGAARQDF
- a CDS encoding ABC transporter permease — protein: MAVPLAFFGLFFAYPVAAIVGRGLKTDEGWQFGRFAEVLARPDIVDVLWFTTWQAFASTLLTLLIALPAAYVFARFEFPGKQLLRAVVTVPFVLPTVVVGTAFLALLGRGGLLDELVGVRLDTTVWAILLAHVFFNYAVVVRTVGGLWAQLDPRQEEAARVLGAGRFTAWRRVTLPALAPAVAAAALMVFLFTFSSFGVVLILGGPAYSTLEVEVYRQTAQLLDLPTAAVLTMVQFATIGAILAVHAWTVRKRETALRLVDPGRTTHRPRGWAQRTLLGGVLLTVALLIVAPLGVLVERSFDTPDGYGLGYYRALQDAGAGGGTFLVAPLEAIWNSLQYALAATAIALVIGGLAAAALTRRGGRFVRGFDALLMLPLGVSAVTVGFGFLITLDEPPLDLRTSWILVPLAQALVGVPFVVRTMLPVLRAVDGRLREAAAVLGASPLRAWREVDLPLVRRALLIAAGFAFAVSLGEFGATVFIARADRPTLPVAVARLLGRAGELNYGQAMALSTILMLVCAVSLLLLERLRPDKTSGEF
- a CDS encoding thiamine ABC transporter substrate-binding protein is translated as MSTTKKIAGVALAAALGVTTLSACGGGDTKDKPAGVSDAPKSKTVTLVSHDSFNVTDTVLKEFEQQSGYTVKVLKSGDAGAALNQEILTKGSPRGDVFFGVDNTLLSRALDNGIFTPYEAKGLAEVKPEYVLDKEHRVTPIDSGDICVNYDKAYFAEKKIAPPQTLDDLIKPEYKNLLVTENAATSSPGLGFLLASVGKYGEDGWKDYWSKLKANGVEVVDGWEQAYNERFSGSAGGKKAKGDRPLVVSYASSPPVEVLYGEPQPTEAPTGVSTGTCFRQIEFAGLLKGAKNEEGGKALVDFLVSKKFQEDMPLQMFVNPVTKDAVLPELFTKHGVVVEKPEDVAPETIAKNREQWVKAWTALVVK